The following nucleotide sequence is from Synechococcus sp. CBW1004.
CCGTCACCGGGATCGTCTCCAGGGCGTCGTCGTTGTCGAGGAAGGCGTCGAAGGAGGCGTAGCGCCGCAGGCAGGGCTCCGCTCCCGGCGCGTTGCAGGCGGCGTCCCAGTCGCCGTCCTCAGGTGCCACGGCGGCGTAGGCCTGCAGCGCCTCCTGCGGATCGCCGCCATCGCCGATTCCCTCGCCATGCCAGATCACCTCGAAGAACGTCATGGCTATGCGGGTTCAGAGCCCAGGATGGCACCGTCAGAGCCAGCGCCGGTCCTGATGGGGAACCGTGTCCGCTGATCGCCGTCCTCTGGCAGGCAAGGAAGACGGCGGGCGGCAGCGCATCGTGCTGATCTCTGCGCTGTGCGTGTTGTCCCGTGCTCACTCCCGCAGCCTGGGCAGCAACTGCACCAGATTGCAGGGCCGGGTGCTCTCCTCGAGCTGGGCATGGATCAGCCGGTCCCAGGCGGTTTCCACCGCATCGAGCGAACCTGGCAGGACGAAGATCACGGTGCCGTTGGCCACTCCTGCCAGGCAGCGGCTCTGCAGGGTGCTCGTGCCGATCGTCTCGAAGGAGAGCACGCGGAACAGCTCGCCGAAGCCCTCGATCGTCTTGTCGAGAAGCGGTGCCACCGCCTCGGGGGTGCCGTCGCGGCCGGTGAGGCCGGTGCCGCCGCTGCTGATCACCACCTGCACGGTCGGATCGGCGATCCAGCGGCTGATCTCGGAGCGGATGCGGTAGCGGTCGTCCGGCACGAGGGTGCGTTCCACCAGCCGGTGACCCGCCGCCTCCAGTCGCTGCTGCAGCGCTTCACCGGAGCGGTCCTCCGCCAGGGTGCGCGTGTCGGACACCGTGAGCAGGGCGATGGCGAGCGACACGACGGGGGGGCTGCTGGGCGGATCGTAGGGAGGGCGGATGCTCGCAACCGCAGTGGGGAGCCTTTGCTCGGGTGATGCCCATGGGGCCCTATCCGCTCGCCTGGGGGTCGGTGCTCGCCGCCAGTTCGGCGGCTATGAGTCCGAGGAATCGTCGGTGCAGGGGGGAGGGCTCGAGCTGGACAAGTGCAAGCGCTCGAAGCGCGCGAGCCTGGAGTTGATCGCGTCGAGCTGCACGATCTCGTTCTCGAGCAGCGCGATCTCGCTCTCGATCTGCTCGGTGTCGCTCTGCAGCTGCTTCATCCGCTGCTCGTGCTCCTTCTCCCTGCGCTCGAACTCGGTCTTCCTCCGCTCGAACTCGATCGCCCTGATCTCGTAGTCGACGACGGGTCGCCAGTTGAGCATCGCCAACCAGCGTCGCCAACGAGGCAGCGAGGAGAGGAACTCCGATCTGCTGATTGAGCTGGATCCGGGAGACTCCAGGGAGATCGACATGGTCATAGCCAGTGAACAGTGTGATCAGAACCAGCAGCAGGCCGGCGGCGATCGTGATCCAGCCCTGAAGATCAAATCCGAGAAAAACCATAGCCAGAACCGATTGCCCGAACTGCCTTCAGGGATGAGTGGTCGTCCAGCCACCGCCATCCGCCAGGCCTGCAGGCCGTACGCCTCAACAGCCCAGGCTGAGGCGGAGCGACGGGGCCCGCATCCGTGAAAGCACCGAATCGCGTCGCCAGCGGGACGGGGCGCTGAGCCGGCGGCTTCGCCGACGGGGCTCACGGGTGCCTGAGGGGGCGGCGCCGAATGCGGTGCCATGGGCCAGCGGCCTTACCGTGCCAGTGCCGTCCGGCCTCTGAAGCGATGGGTCCACGCCGTGCCGCCTGCCTCCCGCGGCTGTCCGTGCTGCTGCTGCCGGCTCTGGTCTGCCTGCTGCAGCCGGGCGAGGCCGAGGCCGGGCCGCTCGTCCGTCGGGCCCAGGAACGCAGGGCCTGTCAGGAGTTCGCCGGCAGGCTGCAGCAGGCCAGCGGCAACCCCGCCATGGCCCAGCAGGTGTATCAGCAGGGGGTGTTGCAGCTGGTGAGCCGCTTCGGTGAAAACCCCTGCGGCGACATCCCGGCACCGACGGCCGCCGTGACGCCGGCCAACCCTGCGGCGAGCACCTCCCCGGGCGCGGTTCCGGCGGGGGCCAGCCCGGCGCCGACCGCACCTGCTGTGGCGCCGGCCAGTCCGGCAGCGGCCTCCAGCGGTGCCGCAGCGGCCACAGGGGGCACCGCTGCTCCCAGCTCCCAGCAGCAGCAGGCCTGCCAGCAGTTCGCCGGCAAGCTGCAGGCCGCGGCCGCCAGCGGTGGTGCCGCCGCGGCCCAGCAGACCTACACGATGGGGCTCCAAATGCTCAGCGGCATGTTCGGCCCCAACCCCTGCCCGGCGGTGAAGGCGCCGCAGTGATGGCCAGCTCTCCTGAAAGCGGCACCAGCGCCTGCGTGGTGAAGGTGCGCCTGTTCGCCGGGCTGAGGGAGCGTGCCGGCTGGGGCGAGCGGCTGGTGCGCGTGGAGGGTGACCCGGCAACACCGCTGCTGCTCTGGCGGCAGCTGCGGCTGGTCGAGGCCTGGAGCGAATCCAGCGAACAGGGTGCTGCGGCGGTTGGCGAGCCGTTCCACCCGCCTGTGCCGCGGGGGCATCAGGCGAACGAACCCACAGCGGCCACGGTTCGCCGCGCAGCGCCCGCCGAGGCGGACAGGCCCCGCCCGGATCTCGTCGGAGGCAGCCCCGATCGTGAGGCCACCGGCGATGGCCTGCCTGTGGGTGTGCGGGTGGCGATCAACCAGGCCTTCGCCGCGGCCGACACGCCCCTGGCCGACGGCGACGAGCTGGCCTTCCTGCCGCCGATCAGCGGCGGCTGAGCGATGGAGAACAGCGCCCACCGAGCCGAACGACCGGCCGAGCCCATGCCATCCGGATCGGCGGCGAAGCACTCTGGCCCCGCCGGCCGGCTGCTGCCGGGGCAGCACGCCGGGACGAGCCAGCCCCTGAGCGCCGCTCCTGGGCAGAGCCTGGCTCCCCACGGCGCTGGCGCTGAACTGGAGCTGCGGCTCAGCGAGGAACCCTTCAGCCCCCTGGACGTGCTGGGTCGCTGGCAGCAGCGGCTGGCGCAACGGCCGCAGGGAGCGCCGGCCGCCGAAAGCCATTTCCTCGGGCGGGTGCGGGCCATCGGCGGGGCGGGCGAGTGCGTCGCGGCGCTGGAGCTGGAGCACTACCCCGGCATGACCGAGGCCCAGATCGAGCTCCTGGCCCGCAACGCCGCCGTGCGCCATGGCGTCGTTGCGGTGCTGGTGTGGCACCGGGTGGGCCGGGTGCTCCCCGGCGAGACGATCGTGCTGGTGGCGGTGGCGGCCGATCGGCGCGGCCCCGCCCAGCGCTGCGGCCAGGAGCTGCTCGAAGCGCTCAAGCATGAGGCCCCGTTCTGGAAGCGGGAGCTGCGCCCCGACGGCACGGGTCACTGGGTGCAGGGCAACACGGCGTTGTGAAGAGGCCTGCTGTCAGGGCAGTTGCAGAGCACTGGCCA
It contains:
- the moaB gene encoding molybdenum cofactor biosynthesis protein B is translated as MSLAIALLTVSDTRTLAEDRSGEALQQRLEAAGHRLVERTLVPDDRYRIRSEISRWIADPTVQVVISSGGTGLTGRDGTPEAVAPLLDKTIEGFGELFRVLSFETIGTSTLQSRCLAGVANGTVIFVLPGSLDAVETAWDRLIHAQLEESTRPCNLVQLLPRLRE
- a CDS encoding MoaD/ThiS family protein gives rise to the protein MASSPESGTSACVVKVRLFAGLRERAGWGERLVRVEGDPATPLLLWRQLRLVEAWSESSEQGAAAVGEPFHPPVPRGHQANEPTAATVRRAAPAEADRPRPDLVGGSPDREATGDGLPVGVRVAINQAFAAADTPLADGDELAFLPPISGG
- a CDS encoding molybdenum cofactor biosynthesis protein MoaE, which gives rise to MENSAHRAERPAEPMPSGSAAKHSGPAGRLLPGQHAGTSQPLSAAPGQSLAPHGAGAELELRLSEEPFSPLDVLGRWQQRLAQRPQGAPAAESHFLGRVRAIGGAGECVAALELEHYPGMTEAQIELLARNAAVRHGVVAVLVWHRVGRVLPGETIVLVAVAADRRGPAQRCGQELLEALKHEAPFWKRELRPDGTGHWVQGNTAL